A portion of the Syntrophorhabdaceae bacterium genome contains these proteins:
- a CDS encoding response regulator transcription factor produces MKISVLIADDHAIVRDGLKLLLESQPDIIVTGEATNGREAVRQAARLHPDIVIMDIAMPELNGIDAANRIRQESSSTQIIILSMHSTTEHIYRSLKVGARGYLLKESAGVEVVSAVNTVYRGGRYLSQKISDRVIDDYLSKQDMKEPENPLDRLTQREREILQMVVEGKSSAEIAGTIFLSPKTVETYRSRLMQKLNVTDIPGLVKFAIRHGLTDLE; encoded by the coding sequence ATGAAAATAAGCGTTCTTATAGCCGATGACCATGCCATAGTGCGGGACGGGTTGAAGCTCCTTCTCGAATCTCAGCCTGACATTATAGTGACCGGGGAGGCAACGAATGGACGAGAAGCCGTCAGGCAGGCGGCGAGGCTTCATCCGGACATCGTCATAATGGACATAGCCATGCCCGAACTGAACGGTATTGACGCCGCAAACCGGATACGGCAGGAAAGTTCATCGACACAGATCATCATCCTTTCCATGCATTCCACGACGGAGCATATATACCGTTCCCTGAAGGTCGGCGCCAGGGGCTATCTTTTAAAAGAGTCGGCGGGGGTGGAGGTTGTGAGCGCCGTCAACACCGTGTACAGAGGCGGCCGCTACCTGAGCCAGAAGATCTCCGACAGGGTCATAGACGATTACCTGAGCAAGCAGGATATGAAGGAACCCGAGAACCCCCTCGACCGCCTTACCCAGCGTGAGCGGGAAATACTCCAGATGGTCGTGGAGGGAAAATCAAGCGCGGAGATCGCCGGCACCATCTTTCTCTCGCCAAAGACCGTCGAGACATATCGCAGCCGGCTCATGCAAAAACTGAACGTAACAGACATTCCCGGCCTCGTTAAATTTGCCATCAGGCACGGACTGACAGATCTGGAGTGA
- a CDS encoding response regulator transcription factor has translation MTIVIVDDHVNLRRLLHEWLKEELPACSFVEMRTAREALVYCRREAPLAVIMDIDMPGMNGIDATIELKAMLPDTKVVILTIHENSAYKEAALKAGANAFVTKRRLYDDLVPALSHIVECQGRIS, from the coding sequence ATGACCATTGTCATCGTCGACGACCATGTGAACCTCAGACGGCTTCTTCATGAGTGGCTGAAGGAAGAACTTCCCGCATGTTCCTTCGTAGAGATGAGAACTGCCCGGGAGGCGCTGGTTTATTGCCGCCGTGAAGCGCCGCTTGCGGTCATCATGGATATCGATATGCCCGGGATGAACGGCATAGATGCAACGATAGAGCTCAAGGCCATGTTGCCCGATACGAAGGTGGTGATCCTCACCATCCATGAGAACAGTGCTTACAAGGAGGCCGCGTTGAAGGCGGGCGCGAACGCCTTTGTCACCAAGAGAAGGCTCTACGATGATCTGGTGCCCGCCCTGTCGCATATTGTCGAATGCCAGGGGAGGATATCGTGA
- a CDS encoding MASE3 domain-containing protein, protein MRRVAAIALVAAIASGLYLASLYSYLLFHGLVELFCVVIAFGIFMFAWNSRRFIGNNFLLFLGISYFFVGVFDVAHILAYRGMNIFSLPGANLATQLWIAGRYVQGISLLVSPMLIGKKMDPLPIFVIYLAGSSAILVSIFGYPVFPVCFAEGSGLTHFKVFSEYLIIMFLIAAIAALMIRRDAFDHNILMLIVASIICTIASELTFTFYVDVYGVFNLTGHYFKLASYYLLYHAMIKTGLEQPYSLILRDLKQSEERLLVEKNRAETYLSIAGILFVVIDVSERVVLINRRGCEILGCDGPTAVGCNWLEAFVPPFDRKEERLFFSRFLSGQTEGIEYRESAVLTAQGKERIVAWHYTLLRDESENITGLLSSGEDITDRVEYERALERYQGKLEKLVQLRTVELERTNAQLMAVSKKLSEAENLERRRIASELHDLVGQNLTALGLNLNIMRTKLSMKDVDALEARIADSMSLIEDTTASIRDVMAQLRPPVLDDYGLFAAIRWYAGQFRERTGVTVNVVGEDLVSRPGMHTETSLFRIIQEALNNVVKHSGATMVSILLESNSEGVKLVVEDNGVGFDRAQMHRSKKRDTWGLANISERAISIGGKCMIESVPGKGTRIVVEVRP, encoded by the coding sequence TTGAGGAGAGTTGCCGCGATAGCGCTCGTTGCAGCCATTGCATCCGGTCTGTATCTGGCCAGCCTGTACAGTTATCTCCTGTTCCACGGTCTTGTCGAGCTCTTTTGTGTTGTCATAGCCTTCGGGATATTCATGTTCGCCTGGAATTCCCGGAGATTCATCGGAAACAACTTCCTGCTCTTCCTTGGGATCTCTTACTTCTTTGTCGGTGTTTTCGATGTCGCTCATATTCTGGCATACAGGGGCATGAACATCTTTTCCCTGCCCGGGGCGAATCTGGCGACCCAGTTGTGGATAGCCGGAAGGTACGTTCAGGGCATCTCTCTTCTTGTTTCCCCGATGTTGATCGGGAAGAAAATGGACCCTCTGCCGATATTTGTGATCTATCTCGCGGGATCGTCCGCCATCCTTGTGTCGATATTCGGATACCCGGTCTTTCCCGTCTGCTTCGCGGAAGGCTCAGGGCTGACGCATTTCAAGGTGTTCAGCGAGTATCTCATCATAATGTTCCTCATCGCCGCCATAGCCGCCCTCATGATCCGGCGCGATGCTTTCGACCACAACATACTGATGCTCATCGTCGCATCCATCATCTGCACGATTGCTTCGGAGCTGACATTCACCTTTTATGTGGACGTATACGGGGTCTTCAATCTCACAGGACACTACTTCAAGCTGGCGTCCTACTATCTCCTGTACCATGCGATGATCAAGACGGGACTTGAGCAGCCATACAGCCTCATATTGCGTGACCTGAAACAAAGCGAGGAGAGGCTGCTTGTTGAGAAGAACCGGGCTGAGACCTATCTCAGTATCGCGGGAATCCTCTTCGTTGTCATCGATGTTTCGGAAAGGGTTGTTCTCATCAACAGGAGGGGATGCGAGATACTCGGTTGTGACGGGCCCACGGCTGTCGGGTGCAACTGGCTCGAGGCCTTTGTGCCTCCCTTCGACAGAAAGGAGGAGCGCCTATTTTTTTCACGCTTTCTCTCGGGACAGACGGAAGGCATCGAGTACCGCGAGAGCGCGGTCCTGACGGCACAGGGCAAGGAGCGCATCGTTGCCTGGCATTACACCCTTCTTCGGGATGAATCGGAAAACATAACGGGCCTGCTCAGTTCCGGGGAAGACATAACGGACAGGGTCGAATATGAACGGGCCCTTGAAAGGTACCAGGGCAAGCTGGAAAAACTGGTCCAGTTGAGGACGGTCGAACTCGAACGAACGAACGCGCAGCTCATGGCCGTTTCGAAAAAGCTCTCCGAGGCTGAGAACCTGGAACGGCGAAGGATAGCGAGCGAACTCCACGACCTCGTCGGCCAGAACCTGACCGCGCTGGGACTCAATCTCAATATCATGAGGACCAAGCTGTCGATGAAGGATGTGGACGCCCTCGAAGCCAGGATCGCCGATTCCATGTCCCTTATCGAGGATACGACGGCAAGCATTCGCGACGTCATGGCTCAGCTGCGCCCGCCTGTGCTCGACGACTACGGGCTTTTCGCAGCCATCAGGTGGTATGCCGGGCAATTCAGGGAACGCACGGGTGTCACGGTGAATGTCGTCGGGGAGGACCTTGTTTCCCGTCCCGGCATGCATACCGAAACGTCATTGTTCCGGATCATCCAGGAGGCCCTGAACAATGTGGTCAAGCATTCCGGCGCGACGATGGTGTCCATCCTCCTCGAGAGCAACTCGGAAGGGGTGAAGCTCGTCGTCGAGGACAATGGGGTGGGGTTTGACAGGGCACAGATGCATCGCTCTAAGAAAAGGGACACCTGGGGTCTGGCGAACATATCCGAGCGGGCGATATCCATAGGGGGTAAATGCATGATAGAGAGTGTTCCCGGGAAAGGGACACGCATCGTGGTGGAGGTCCGTCCATGA